A window of the Lepisosteus oculatus isolate fLepOcu1 chromosome 14, fLepOcu1.hap2, whole genome shotgun sequence genome harbors these coding sequences:
- the LOC102692859 gene encoding antigen WC1.1-like — protein MSGVRLAGGRSLCSGRVEVLRGTSWDTICEAYFDMKDAEVVCRQLDCGFPAELLRGAHFGEGQGLIRTEEIQCRGNETRIHDCPTLTREHQSCTHSSDISLVCTDYSGYRLMGGPDSCSGRVELQYRGENRTVCDQYWDLRDATVLCQQLGCGEADAEVVCRELDCGVPSQVLKGAHFGKGEGQVWTEELQCQGYTGFRLVNGSDSCSGRVELQWLFKDWGTVCDLYWDLRDASVLCQQLGCGEAVAVPGQAWFGQGSGPVRGDVFECRGNESRLSHCAVSTWGRAGCSHGQDAGVICSSEIHVLVGAGSDCAGRLEVYHNGSWGTVCDDSWGLADSQVVCRQLQCGTALSAPVPASFSQGTGAIWLNKVGCLGNESSLWECPSAGWGQHDCGHKEDVGVVCSEFKELRLAEGCSGQLEVFYNGTWGNVCWNSMSEDTVSLICQELNCGKSGRVVESRPRRDSAPHWLDEFKCRPHDSTLWHCPSSAWNQNQCTDSEVALITCSDEEKKSVPRSFKSCSTASGQDTCSNQWPLRLVGGGGHCSGRVEVYHNSSWGTVCDDSWDLQDAQVVCRQLGCGDAVSAVGNASFGPGSGTIWLDEVNCRGSELHLWDCWHPPLGQSDCLHKEDAGVTCKGSTRTTPQTQQLGGLSSSLPVLLPLGALLFVVLALLVWQLIHNRKLRKGRFLSDELPSGYNDVEDSEGDPVPGDSRTSLKEEIPEHYDDAVTVPQSPDALSGELMSSVKEEAPEYYDDTATVPQSPDAFSGELMSSVTEEAPEYYDDAITVPQSPDTVSGVSHPGPGVDRVLTTLPSEEGAPDRTDYDDVGDESQGEDGHCETDGAVWEKLLLQV, from the exons ATGTCAGGAGTGCGGTTAGCAGGGGGCAGGAGTCTCTGCTCTGGCAGAGTCGAGGTTCTGCGAGGGACGTCCTGGGATACAATCTGTGAGGCCTACTTTGACATGAAGGATGCAGAGGTCGTCTGTCGCCAACTAGACTGTGGATTTCCAGCAGAGCTGCTGAGAGGGGCTCATTTCGGAGAGGGGCAGGGGCTGATCAGGACAGAGGAGATCCAGTGTCGGGGAAATGAGACCAGAATTCACGACTGTCCCACCTTAACCAGGGAGCATCAGAGCTGCACTCACAGCAGTGACATCAGCCTGgtctgtacag ACTACAGTGGCTACAGGCTGATGGGCGGCCCTGACTCCTGTTCTGGTCGGGTGGAGCTGCAGTACCGCGGTGAAAACAGGACAGTGTGTGACCAGTACTGGGACCTGAGAGATGCCACTgttctctgccagcagctgggctgtggggaggct GATGCAGAAGTTGTCTGTCGAGAGCTGGACTGTGGGGTTCCCTCACAGGTGCTGAAGGGGGCTCATTTCGGGAAGGGGGAGGGACAAGTCTGGACAGAGGAGCTCCAGTGTCAGG GATACACAGGGTTCAGGCTGGTGAACGGctcagactcctgctctggCCGAGTGGAGTTGCAGTGGCTCTTCAAggactgggggacagtgtgtgacctgtactgggacctgagagatgccagtgttctctgccagcagctgggctgtggggaggctGTAGCAGTGCCAGGACAGGCCTGGTTTGGACAGGGCAGTGGACCAGTAAGGGGTGATGTGTTTGAGTGCCGGGGCAATGAGAGCCGTCTCTCACACTGTGCTGTCTCTACATGGGGGAGAGCAGGGTGCTCTCATGGACAGGACGCAGGAGTCATCTGCTCTAGTGAGATTCATGT GCTGGTTGGGGCAGGAAGCGACTGTGCTGGGAGGCTGGAGGTTTATCACAAtggctcctgggggacagtctgcgATGACTCCTGGGGCCTGGCAGACTCTCAGGTGGTGTGCAGGCAGCTCCAGTGTGGGACAGCCCTCAGTGCTCCAGTGCCGGCCTCCTTCAGCCAGGGAACTGGAGCCATTTGGCTGAACAAAGTGGGCTGCCTGGGGAATGAGTCCTCTCTATGGGAGTGTCCCTCAGCAGGGTGGGGACAACATGACTGTGGACACAAGGAGGATGTGGGAGTGGTGTGTTCAG AGTTCAAGGAGCTGAGACTGGCCGAGGGCTGttctggtcagctggaggtgTTCTACAATGGCACCTGGGGCAATGTGTGCTGGAATAGCATGAGTGAGGACACAGTGAGTCTGATCTGTCAGGAGCTGAACTGTGGGAAGAGTGGGCGTGTTGTTGAATCTCGCCCCAGACGGGACTCCGCTCCTCACTGGCTTGATGAATTTAAATGCCGCCCTCACGACTCCACGCTGTGGCACTGCCCCTCCTCTGCCTGGAATCAGAACCAGTGCACAGACTCTGAAGTGGCTCTGATCACCTGCTCAG ATGAAGAGAAGAAGTCTGTGCCCCGGAGTTTCAAATCCTGTTCCACAGCCTCAGGCCAGGACACATGTTCAA ACCAGTGGCCCCTCAGGCTGGTCGGAGGAGGAGGTCACTGCTCTGGGAGGGTGGAGGTTTATCACAATagctcctgggggacagtctgtgacgactcctgggacctgcaagatgcccaggtggtctgcagacagctgggctgtggagatGCAGTGAGTGCAGTGGGAAACGCATCATTCGGACCAGGGAGTGGCACaatctggctggacgaggtgaaCTGCAGGGGCAGTGAGCTTCACTTGTGGGACTGTTGGCACCCTCCCCTGGGACAGAGCGACTGTCTGCACAAGGAGGACGCTGGGGTCACCTGTAAAG GCAGCACCAGGACAACACCCCAGACACAGCAGCTGGGAGGCCTCTCCAGCTCACTCCCGGTCCTCCTGCCACTGGGGGCTCTGCTTTTTGTGGTGCTGGCCCTGTTAGTGTGGCAGCTGATCCATAACAGGAAGCTGAGGAAAG ggagattcCTCTCTGACGAGCTGCCCTCTGGATACAATGATGTGGAGGATAGTGAGGGAGACCCAGTACCAG GAGACTCGAGAACCTCTCTGAAAGAAGAGATCCCAGAGCACTATGATGATGCTGTAACTGTACCTCAGAGTCCAGACGCTTTGTCAG GAGAGCTGATGTCCTCTGTGAAAGAAGAGGCTCCAGAGTACTATGATGATACTGCAACTGTACCTCAGAGCCCAGATGCCTTCTCAG GAGAGCTGATGTCCTCTGTGACAGAAGAGGCTCcagagtactatgatgatgccATCACTGTACCCCAGAGCCCAGACACTGTGTCAG gtGTATCCCACCCTGGCCCTGGAGTGGACAGGGTCCTGAccacactgccctctgaagAAGGAGCCCCTGACAGGACTGACTATGATGATGTTGGGGACGAGTCTCAGGGAGAGGATGGGCACTGTGAGACTGACGGGGCTGTCTGGGAGAAGCTCCTCCTGCAGGTCTAG